The Gadus macrocephalus chromosome 3, ASM3116895v1 DNA segment caccggctgccgttgtattccctgcgcacgagggctactgcatctgctgatcaccacagcagtgggcgctacagaagcgccaagtgccattcaggcttacatggggatcagatatgatccgatgaaagtgaacgatacattacctgaggggcccgaccctatccagctgtaatatctagaatagtcaacacctatactattctagtagaagcgcctgtatctgagataatcaatatcctggatttacttgaataattaattattgaaccaccaagacgagttgtgtttgttattatatagtattgtttggttgcgagtgcaacccgttatttctgaatcgctgcattgataatggtactgttgatcttctttgagacggttgttttacaggccacctgttgctgacacgacgacgacggagaacctgtttggaggcgcccatgatgtaggagtaacctctctgagctgaacccttgacaaggagggacgagtcttgggttcatgaattacaggccccgacggcgacagaaaaaacaatgactacgataataacatcgcccaaaaccacccacatgaaccggcgcaccaatacacgaagatcacctgaaccccccaaatccatgctagcctatcaatcattttgaaattttaaaattgtattatgaccaccaatttttactttacttttgcacatgttgaaaattgtatgaccttgtagcacatgaccaaaagtattagctcaggatttctatggatagttttgtttgtgtgctgtttggccatgtgattgtatgataacaagatttatgttcattgttgtattgttaaataatgacctgtatttccaatgagacccacaaggtgaatgccgtctcagtattatgagcgcgtagtggtttttctctattcgagAGTCGTTCCCACtccggttgatggtgttgatgattgatcctactttggatatgttttcggtgtggtatctatgatgaccaaggagggattgttacgtattttaagaatctaagctacccacacatagacccaatgaagcaggaccaaacatataagccgtaaatactatacatagccacaaggggagcaagaccttattggaggctgctccagccacagatagcagcgcttttatatatacgaagaagccgaagccagtacggcaccccggccacgcccactaggccacgcccacttgacggtctctacctgaggacaaggggtggagatggccagagatcaataggtagacgacagagagccacccgggcctaagcccggggggcttgaagtagatcacggtattttcctctcacacgtgtagatacaattccctccgtatagcttcagttaccatgccgaaacatgtctactttataataaatgaagtgagttcaaagcaacccgggattggacaactttcttcaagaatatgcaacaataAAAACTATGTCATGTCCCCGTAATGGGATTAAAGGAGAACGATTCAATTGAGCAGATCATCACCTGATCGGCTCTCAGGAAGCAAGCAACTCATAGGTCCTATCATCAGCCTTCTCATGACTAATGAGTTTATTTAGTCAGAATCTCCTGACTGAAGAGAACATTCCTGGCCTTATACCTGTCATGTCTCCAAGACCCAGTTGCCCGGCGTCATTCTGCCCCCAGCCAAATACGGTTCCAGAGACAGACAAGGCCAGAGTGTGGGCTCCCCCAGCGGTGACCTGGACTAGGGGTACCCCTGACAGGGCTGCCACTGGTGTAGGGGACGGGACGACAGAGGTCTCTGGGAGGGTGAGACCCAGTTGCCCCCGAGTGTTGCTGCCCCAAGACAATGCTTGTCCATCTGAAAGCAATATGTATAGGCCACATTATAATGACACATGGTTTTGGTTGTATTCTTAACTAAACTTGGTTAAATCTATCGAGCTGGTCAGTCAGACCTATAGCCTACCTTCAGTTAAAACTATGGAATGTTGTTCTCCACATGCGACCTGAATGATCCTTTTCTTAATGCAGTTTTGGAGTGATCTGAATCACAGTGAAACAAGGAAACACATATGTTTAATATCTTTAAAACGACGAACCTTTCCCAACAAAGACAATATGACGACGAAGACCTCACCTTGGAATGGCGGGTGCACTGAGGTCCACAAAGACGACAGAGCCATCCCTGGACAGCAGGAGAAGACCAGAGTCTCCTGAACTGGAAGCTACGACGTGTTTGCACTTGATGCTCTCTAGAAAAGAGGACCAGGGACATGTCCAGCATAACGGGTGCGTTTAACTAGActacaacattttttttttattgtgagtTTTTTTGTTCTCCTAGTCATTTGTGGACCGATCATCGAATGCAATGGACCTATTTCTTATATTCCGAATCATACTTGTTGTTTGTCATTTTGTTAATTGTGTAGTGTATAGCGGATACAGCCTTCATTCTCTGTTTTTCAAATTTATTGTTTTAAGGCCGGTGTTACCCTGCATTGTACTGTGCCCCTCCGGTTCCAACCCAATGAGTCTAGTACGCCACTGTTCAAgataaaacaacaatatattatatatagaccACTTGGTGCTAAATTTACTCACTGGTTTTCCCGAATCTCCCATTTCCATCGTGGTTCCTTTGCCGACGAAGAAAATATGCCCTTCCATCACTTTTGGTAAACGTTACCGTTGAATTATTCGCAGAGAAACTTGTTATTATTGGTTTGGTCGTTGGTACGAACTGAATGCCATTCTCTGACTCTCGGTTTTCCGCCAAATCATTCGGCTTTGCTAAATGAATTTCTCCCCATGAAAACATTCTGGCTTATTCGATGTGTCCACTGTCATAGCGAAGCTTATATTGGGTTTCCCTTTGCTTACATGCCCAGGTAAGCTCAACACCTGAGCCAGAATCGAAACTGAAACTTAGTATTGATCATTTTCGTTTCTCCTGAATTGAATCTACACCCAAGAAAACGCCCTACGACGCACCCGCATGTTGCCCTTCCTTAATGCCATGAACAGAAATGTAGTTTAGTtagtttgtgtgcgcgtgtgtgcgcgtgtgtgcgtgtgcgcgcgcgcgtgtttatgtgtttttagTTTGCACTTGACACCCATCAGGTGCATGCCACACAGAGCTATACAATCGGTATGACCAATCATCGGACAGTGGGCGGGGCGTAGTTATTCCAGTCGTTGTGATTCGCGCCGTCGAGAAGCGAGACCTTGTTTGATAACATTGGACCACGGCGGTGTTATCTACATTGGCGGACGTGCCATTAATCTGAGTTCAACGGTATATGCTGGGGAATTCCGTCCGTAACCCTACAAGGTAGGAGTTTTATTGGCAGCAAAAGATCGAAATGTCTTATGAATTCGGTTCACACCCACTGTGTATTGCTAACATAGCAACTGGGTCAACCCCCGGTAAAACATTACGTTGACGTACATTGAAATGGCCTTGCCCTCTtgaattttgtttttaaattcaTGATAGTGAGATATCTATGCTTTGCGTCTAATATAAATCGAATAAAGATCCTATTCGTTTCAGCTAAAGCATTGAACTACTGAACCCGTATGTTCGCTAGCCTTCGTTAGCTTGTTAAACGCCTGTGGGCTGACGCAAGATGAGTTGCATCATGTGTGCGTTATTTACCCTTTAAGATCGGTAAGGTTCATAGTTAAGGTCAACGGGTGCAAGTGCAATAACTGGATACGGTTAATGCACGCATCTCGCTGTATGGCCGTGTTTTGTATTTCTACATGGTCACCGTCGAGTTGTGATATGGGGTGTGGGCTTGTGTGGCACATTCGCCTGGAATGCCCAGGGTGGCAAATGGATATCTCGAGGTGGCAACAATGCGTTGTTAATGTATTCACAGCGcacacatttatttaatgcaTTAATATTCTACTGATAATAGGCTCAAGAAGACATTAATTGGCTACATGCATACACCGTACTGTTGATGGTCAGTATCCTATTTTTAGTCTGGAAGGCAAACATTGACATGAAAAATGAATAAGGCCTTTTTCTGAGCTCATTTACAAAGTTAAAGTTATTAATTAGTCAAATGCTCTAAGTAAACCTCAGAACCAAAATGAATAATTTAAACCTGGACTTCTATCTTTCTCTGAATGAACTCAAAATGACTTATCGGAATTATAATAGCATACATTACAGCATGCTGTGTATATTAGGGTTGGGCGATTGTCTCTATTTTCATATTGTCCAATCATGGTTATAATAGACGGCAAATATACAAGCAAAGCAGTTCAGAGATAGGTTGAAGAAcgaacattttatttaaaatataaataatatttttgtgttttttgtgcatAAATTGAGAGAGGTAGGAATGCTGCTTCAAAATTGTAAACACAGTATAACAAGTTCAGTGAGGAATGGACAAATGTTACAATGTAACATGACCTAAACCCCTACCCCGACCTAAACTACCCTGAACTCCAACCAACCTCAACTCCACCTAACCTCTCAATTGTTGTATACCTGTTGACTACAAACCTATTATGGCCCCAATTCTATCATCTAAAGGGGATATtgtactaaaacaattattagcTTCTTTACTGAATTTACAAAAAAATTCCCTCTCTGTTTTCCTTGGAAAATGTGTAAGAAGGTAGCCAGCCTATCCTCCCACAAGGAAGCCATTCCAACACAATAATGTTTGTGAACACAGCATCGTTATCGAAGAGTGTATTTTAATAATCTCCTCATGATTGTGTTTCCAGTGTAACCCGGCAGATCCTTCTCCCACAGAGCGTGCTCCAGTCCTCGGCGGTCCCTGTGATGTCAGCAGCCTctcttgtgcacctcgcgcggTGCCGCGGGCCCCGGACGGGCTGCAGGGGCCTGCTACGACACGCCGCTTCTCCTCCGTTCGCCGCCCTCCGGGCCGCCCAGCTGCAGGCAGCCGCCTCCCGCAGACCCCTGCACACCTCCGGCCGGCGCCCCAGCAACACCCGCTTCGACCCGGACAGCAGTGGCAGCCCCACCACCTGGGACTCCTTCGGCATCTGGGACAACCGCATCGACGCGCCCATCGAGCtgccctccagcatccgctacGGCAAGATCATCCCCAAGGTCAGCCTGTCCAAGGTGGGCACGGCCTCCCTCATCGGCCAGCGCAAGGAGAACGAGGACCGCTTCCAGCTCTCCCAGATGACCAACAACATCATTTACTTTGCCGTGTTTGACGGCCACGGCGGGCCGGAGGCGGCCGACTTCTGTGACAAATACATGGAGAAGTACATCAAGTACGGAGGCTGGGGGAAAACCGCTGGGAAAATCTGTTTGCCTTAGAAGAATACATGCCATTGTGTGGTTACACCACCTGATGAAATGCATTGGAAATCCTCTCTGaatagttgtgtgtgttgcatgtatTGTCTATAATGTAGTGTAGTATCCGTTCCATAATAAACTCTTTATACTTGTACTAGGCACATGTGCTGATCCGCCTTGGAGCATTCATAACGACAGGCTGATGGGATGGTGGtgttgtctgtctctgtagGGACCTGGTGGTGCAGGAGAACAACCTGGAGTTGGTTCTGACCAGAGCCTTCCTGGAAGTAGACAAGGCTCTGCAGAAGCATTTGCATCACTCTCCAAGTGGTAGGTCACGTCACACTTCAACGTAACACATACGTATCCAAAACACAGTTTGATTAAAATCATCCAACGTTTTTTCTAAAGATAATGACAGTCTTGTCCTTTTGAAACTGGGACGCTAGGATTTGAATCTTCATAGTATCTCAGGTATAATGCTATAAACATGTGACTTATTCGACTAATGCCCTGTGTTTACTAAACCAGCCTTGAGTACACAAAGGCATCATTTTTATTATGAATCTGTATTGTACTAAAGCACCGATGCCTTGGGCTGCACTAATTGCGTTAAAAAGCGGCATTGAAATGTAGATTACGTTCATGCTTCATGCGTAAACCTTGCCTTAATCAGTGTAATAGGCTCCCAACACAAGCATCAAGGCCTCGTCAATTGGTTCCCTCTATCTTCCCCCTCATAGCGCTAATGATCTCAACTGCAATATTTTCTGATTAAGGTATGTCTTGACCTAGTATGCCTTTGTGTACGTATAGCGGTCCGTTCTCATGGCGACCAAGTAGGCCATGCTGTGTGAAATGTCCcaatatgcctgtgtgtgtatgtgtgtgtgtgtgtatgcatgtcatCTATGGCAGCTGCTGAACCAGCTAAGGGCTGGAGGCCCTTGGCACCAATGTGGATGGCCAGAGGCTAGATAGAAGGAGAGTCCAGCTGGTTCTATATCCTGGAATACCGGAAGGTTCTTCAtctttctctcgctcctctgtctttatctctcgctctctctcaaagTCTATGCTCAGCCGCTTGCCATACAGTGTTAGATCCTGTGTAACGTCACGGTAGTCACTTGTCCTGATTGAAAAACGGTTGTTATTTCTCAAATCTACGTTTATTTTCTGGGACAGATGGCTGCTCTCGATGAATGGCCCAACAATAATCAGAGATGGAAAGGCCTATCCCCTGTTCCTGAAAGCGCGATTATATATGACGAAACAGGTCCCTGATGCTGCTTTTCTTAAGGGGAAATAAAGAAGCCCAAATCACTGCAAACCCTGCACTGCGCTGCATTCAGCACTGACCTGGATGACTGCATTAGGAGTAACTCAGTAGACAcgtcactcctcactcctcaatCGATTTGGGTTTTGTGTGCACATTTCATCCCTCCCACCCGCATATTTGAATATACAGTGAAAAACAGAAATACATTATTGTTGAAAATCACGTgttgtaaaataaaatgttctgGTAGTTATAAAAACAGCAGCAAAACTAATCCCAACTACCAGACACATACATAATTTATTTGCGTATTTACATAACCCAATGATACATTTGAACATATGATCACGTCTGCTGAACAAAAACCCAACATTAATTATATCTCTGTTGTTAATGAAGGCCTTTGGGTTTCATATTAATAAGTTGTTTGCTAATTCATGATGATTCCTTTATAACATTATTAATTCATGGTTCTTGGTTTCCCCTCAAGAGAAGGTTTAGCCTCACAGGTTTTGGCTAGTGGACACTATTGCTACGGCGTCTGCAGTATAGTTTGTAACACAGTTGAGTTAGACTACAGAAAACAGTGTAGATGacgcagcctgcagggttaccCGTGTAAATGAATCAACACAATCATGCGATCGGCATGTTTTGGGCGTTGCATGTATTACTACATTTCATTCAGTAACCTCTATTTCACCTTTCAAGGAAGAATATACATTTTCAATTTTGTCTCGTGCAACAGCAACTAAAATGCATGTATACACATCTGCTATTCATTGTTCCTTTGAGCCCaatgaatacaaaaataaatggtGTAAAATTAACAAATTGTGTGTATTTTACGATTGTTCTGTTCTTGAACAGAGGCATTTGGCTTAAGGGGTGGGATCAACTTATAATTATGTGTCCGTAATAACATGTTGTATCTTGGATCACATTTGCTCCGTTGCCTTGGAAACGGTATTTCATAACGATAGGATCATTGTTGCTGGTTGTAAGCTTACCAGAGATGTACCGACTTCTCTCTGCCAAATTTTTTCCTTGCCCCCATTTCAACAGACATTGTGTGGTCCACCACTCACAATTGGAGCTGAAATTATTGCAATTAAAATGCAAGAAAAGGGGCTAATTATTGATGTTTGTTCGAAAAGTATGTTAAATCAGACAAAGTGCATGGATCTGCTAATGGTACTGCAATAGCAGTAAAATTGTTATATTTCTTTGTATACATTCAACTTCATACGCTAGGATACAAAACACTTTAACAAGCCCACGTTTGGACTAATAAAAGTAAAGCCATTTTGTCCCTTTTAACTAACAATGTAACCCCCTGGCAATAGACTTCTGCACACCCTGACTATAAAGTATACATGGGCTGTCACACTAATAACCCATAATCAGCAATAATCCATGTATTCAGCTGTAAAGAAAACCAACTTGCTCCTGCCCTCAACTTGTACCATGACCTTTTGACCTGCATGACCGACATGTGTcttgcgtgtgttggtgtgtgttagtTCAAATGTTGAGTTTCCTacgtaaaaacaaaaactgtgttattattatttggctTGTACGTAGTCTTTCACTTTCtttatgtatgtgcatgtattttcgTACGtggtaaaagtgtgtgtgtgtgtgtctgtgtgtgtgtgtgtgtgtgtgcgcgctcgtgtgcatgtgtcagtgtGAGCGGCTCGACCGGAGTGAATAAACAACAGTGCGTCCATGTCTCCGGCAGCGTCCGGGGCCAACGCGGGCTCCACGGCCACCGTGGCCCTGCTGCGCGACGGCATAGAGCTGGTGGTGGCCAGCGTTGGGGACAGCCGCGCCATGCTGTGCCGCAAGGGCAAGGCCCTCAAGCTCACCGACGACCACCACCCCGACAGGAAGGACGAGAAGGAGAGGTACGTTTGCCGTCTGGGGTTATGCTCCGGCTCCTAAGTGGGTGGGGCCTCGGTGAAGAGGACGACAAGATTGCTTTGGACACCCAGCCAATGTCCTATGTCCACAGCCAACCTGCAGTTCTAACtgcttacctgctccttgatcaCCTGTATCTGAAGTGGATGAAGACATCTGCTAAATTGACTGTCTGCCTGTTCTGCACCTATTGCACTGCTAGCTgttcctggaaggagggataCCTCCGCTGTGTTTCCTCTCAATGTTACTTCCCTTTTGGGTTCGGGGAATATTTTccccttctttctttttttaaagaggaTTGTCGTGTAATGTTACTCGTGAAAGCCCTTCGAAACTCGCGCCGGGATTTATAGGGCTGCACAGATGTATTGGTTGGCCCTGCTTCAGCGGGAGGtcatgtgtctttctctctgtgctcTACTAGGATAAAGCAGAGTGGAGGGTTTGTGACGTGGAACAGCCTGGGGCAGCCCAACGTCAACGGCAGGCTGGCCATGACGCGCAGCATCGGGGACTTCGACCTCAAGAACATGGGCGTCATCGCTCAGCCCGAAACTCGGAGAATCAAGGTGAGGGGCTCTAAATGGTCGGGGATACAATTATGGGATACAGTGAATGGCCATGGCCTTTCATTGGAATGATTGGTTATGATAAATATCTGACTTGGGTTTGTTCCTGGACTTCTTCAGCTTCACCACGTCCACGATGCCTTCCTGGCGCTGACAACGGATGGAATTAACTTCAGCATGAACAGCCAGGAGATCTGTGACGTCATCAACCAGTGCCACAATCCCAAAGAGGCCGCCTATAGGATCTCCGACCAGGTAGGACACCTTGCTTCTCTCCTCAGACTCCTACCTTCAGGTACCTTAGTGTCCTCAGGACCAGGTaggcctcctctcctcagactCCTACCTTCAGGTACCTTAGTGTCCTCAggaccaggtaggcctactctccTCAGACTCCTACCTTCAGGTACCTTAGTGTCCTCAGGACCAGGTaggcctcctctcctcagactCCTACCTTCAGGTACCTTAGTGTCCT contains these protein-coding regions:
- the ppm1kb gene encoding protein phosphatase 1K, mitochondrial — protein: MLGNSVRNPTSVTRQILLPQSVLQSSAVPVMSAASLVHLARCRGPRTGCRGLLRHAASPPFAALRAAQLQAAASRRPLHTSGRRPSNTRFDPDSSGSPTTWDSFGIWDNRIDAPIELPSSIRYGKIIPKVSLSKVGTASLIGQRKENEDRFQLSQMTNNIIYFAVFDGHGGPEAADFCDKYMEKYIKDLVVQENNLELVLTRAFLEVDKALQKHLHHSPSASGANAGSTATVALLRDGIELVVASVGDSRAMLCRKGKALKLTDDHHPDRKDEKERIKQSGGFVTWNSLGQPNVNGRLAMTRSIGDFDLKNMGVIAQPETRRIKLHHVHDAFLALTTDGINFSMNSQEICDVINQCHNPKEAAYRISDQSLQYGSEDNSTIIVVPFGAWGKQKGSDASFSISRSFASSGRWA